A window of Solanum stenotomum isolate F172 chromosome 3, ASM1918654v1, whole genome shotgun sequence contains these coding sequences:
- the LOC125860305 gene encoding protein TRANSPARENT TESTA GLABRA 1-like, with the protein MENSSQESHLRSEKSVTYDSSYPIYAMAFSSFTSSLTNRRRRLAVGSFIEEFNNRVDILSFDEDTRTLKPVPNLSFEHPYPPTKLMFHPNPSASLKTNDILASSGDYLRLWDVTDTSIEPLFTLSNNKTSEYCAPLTSFDWNEVEPRRIGTSSIDTTCTIWDVEKGVVETQLIAHDKEVYDIAWGEAGVFASVSADGSVRIFDLRDKEHSTIIYESPKPDTPLLRLAWNKQDLRYMATILMDSNKIVILDIRSPAMPVAELERHQASVNAIAWAPQSCRHICSAGDDGQALIWELPTVAGPNGIDPMSVYSAGAEINQIQWSAAQRDWIAIAFSNKLQLLKV; encoded by the coding sequence ATGGAGAATTCAAGTCAAGAATCGCATCTCCGATCTGAAAAATCCGTTACATATGACTCCTCTTACCCGATCTACGCTATGGCTTTTTCATCATTCACTTCTTCCCTCACAAACCGCCGCCGTCGACTTGCCGTCGGAAGCTTTATCGAAGAGTTCAACAATCGTGTTGATATTCTCTCTTTCGATGAAGATACCCGAACCCTTAAGCCTGTTCCGAATCTCTCTTTCGAACACCCTTATCCGCCTACAAAGCTCATGTTTCATCCTAATCCTTCTGCTTCTCTCAAGACTAATGATATTCTTGCCTCTTCCGGTGACTACCTCCGTCTCTGGGATGTTACTGATACTTCTATTGAACCACTTTTCACTCTCAGTAACAATAAAACTAGTGAATACTGTGCTCCTTTGACGTCTTTTGATTGGAATGAAGTGGAGCCGAGAAGAATTGGTACTTCTAGTATAGACACTACTTGTACCATCTGGGATGTTGAAAAAGGAGTTGTGGAAACCCAATTGATAGCCCATGACAAAGAGGTTTACGATATAGCTTGGGGTGAAGCTGGAGTTTTTGCGTCCGTTTCTGCTGATGGATCAGTTAGGATTTTTGATTTGAGAGATAAGGAACATTCAACGATTATTTATGAGAGTCCGAAACCGGATACTCCATTGTTGAGGCTGGCTTGGAACAAGCAAGATTTGAGATACATGGCTACTATATTGATGGATAGCAACAAGATAGTGATTTTAGATATTAGGTCTCCAGCAATGCCTGTGGCAGAACTGGAAAGGCATCAGGCGAGTGTGAATGCTATTGCTTGGGCTCCACAGAGCTGTAGACATATTTGTTCTGCTGGGGATGACGGGCAGGCGCTCATTTGGGAGTTGCCAACTGTTGCAGGGCCTAATGGGATTGATCCTATGTCAGTTTACTCTGCTGGAGCTGAGATTAATCAAATTCAGTGGTCTGCTGCACAACGTGATTGGATTGCCATTGCGTTTTCTAACAAGTTGCAGCTGCTTAAAGTATAA
- the LOC125858724 gene encoding RNA polymerase sigma factor sigA-like, translating to MGLVTKLELENTALSGRWLEEKTKFNFHSSVFFNRTVEESVPLVIGDSSLPCHQVPSVKNVITTKKSSNCRPNCIRQLQNESDDEDDDSVEVPLLMQKCMLENQWNLSAEETLTASPQHEKNCKKMHINCSGTSARRRRMHSRQRVLGRKSSATPISATKLLRSILGRKSSATPSTVKRIQVGLHVEEQKSRLKERLGCETSDYQLALSLKLSRTDLRSTLMECSLARERFSMSSVRLVMSIAQRYDNMGAEMTDQLKCCAFKI from the exons ATGGGTTTGGTGACAAAATTGGAATTGGAAAATACAGCGTTGAGTGGCCGTTGGCTGGAAGAGAAGACCAA ATTTAATTTTCATAGTAGTGTTTTTTTCAATCGAACTGTAGAAGAATCTGTTCCCCTTGTAAT CGGTGATAGTAGTTTGCCCTGCCATCAGGTTCCTTCTGTTAAAAATGTGATCACCACGAAGAAGTCATCCAATTGCCGTCCCAATTGT ATTCGACAGTTGCAAAATGAAAGCGATGATGAGGATGATGATTCGGTGGAGGTTCCCCTCTTGATGCAGAAGTGCATGCTTGAAAATCAGTGGAATCTTTCTGCTGAAGAGACATTGACTGCTTCTCCACAACATGAAAAGAACTGTAAGAAGATGCATATTAATTGCTCAGGGACATCTGCTAGGCGGAGAAGAATGCATTCTCGACAAAGAGTTCTTGGTCGGAAAAGCTCAGCTACACCTATCAGTGCAACCAAGCTGCTGAGATCAATACTTGGTCGGAAAAGTTCAGCTACACCTTCAACTGTCAAAAGGATTCAAGTTGGTCTTCATGTGGAAGAGCAAAAATCAAG GCTGAAGGAAAGACTGGGATGTGAAACTTCTGATTATCAACTTGCTCTTTCCTTGAAATTGTCCCGTACTGATTTACGATCTACATTGATGGAGTGTTCCTTGGCAAGAGAAAGGTTTTCAATGAGCAGTGTTCGTCTTGTCATGTCAATCGCTCAAAGATATGATAACATGGGTGCTGAAATGACTGATCAACTCAAATGTTGTGcattcaaaatttag
- the LOC125859932 gene encoding uncharacterized protein LOC125859932 — translation MFIGGFARPTVQTQAFLPGEVGSPPSGHELHGGYMHNMTLDNSHLFTDITRGEQQLFSTMKVMSWCSHLILPITRIIHFLLQGMVHHGVWNIPRLITRINTKLPS, via the exons ATGTTTATTGGTGGATTCGCCAG ACCTACTGTGCAAACTCAAGCCTTTTTACCAGGAGAGGTAGGAAGCCCTCCTTCAGGTCATGAGCTGCATGGTGGATATATGCATAACATGACATTGGACAACAGCCACCTCTTCACCGATATAACCAGGGGAGAGCAACAGCTGTTCAGTACAATGAAAGTCATGTCATGGTGCAGTCATCTCATTCTACCTATAACGCGGATAATCCACTTTCTGCTGCAAGGAATGGTGCATCATGGG GTTTGGAATATACCTCGACTTATAACTAGAATAAATACGAAGCTCCCATCttga
- the LOC125859931 gene encoding RNA polymerase sigma factor sigA-like translates to MMATTAVIGLSAGKRLLSSSFYYSDLNEKLSCNSDHSLPCHQVPSVKNVITAKKSSDYSPSYVSSRKLQSVKALKEHVDIASDPSDVQSWFERFEQLQNESDDEDDDSLEAFLLLQKSMLEKQWNLSAEETLTASPQHEKNCKKMHITCSGTSARRRRMDSRQRVLGPKSSATPISATKPLRSIIGPELLQNRLKGYVKGVVSEELLTHTDVLQLSKKIQVGLHVEEQKSRLKERLGCEPSDDQLALSLKMSRIDLQSTLIECSLARERLSMSNVRLVMSIAQRYDNMGAEMADLIQGGLIGLLRGIEKFDPSKGYKISTYVYWWIRQGVSRTLVENSRTLRLPTHLHERLGLIRNAKMRLEEKGITPSVNNIAASLNMSQKKVRNATEASSKVYSLDREVFPSLNGLPGATLHSYIADNHLENNPWHGVDIWALKDEVNNLISSSLREREREIIRLYYGLDSECLTWEDISKRIGLSRERVRQVGLVALEKLKHAARKRRLDAMLIKQ, encoded by the exons ATGATGGCCACAACAGCAGTTATTGGACTGAGTGCAGGAAAAAGACTCTTGAGTTCTTCCTTCTATTATTCTGATCTTAATGAAAAGCTATCTTGTAACAGTGATCATAGTTTGCCCTGCCATCAGGTTCCTTCTGTTAAAAATGTGATCACCGCGAAGAAGTCATCCGATTATAGCCCCAGTTATGTATCCAGTCGAAAACTACAATCTGTCAAGGCTCTTAAAGAGCATGTAGACATTGCATCCGACCCTTCTGATGTGCAGTCCTGGTTTGAAAGGTTCGAACAATTGCAAAATGAAAGTGATGACGAGGATGATGATTCATTGGAGGCTTTCCTCTTGCTGCAGAAGTCCATGCTTGAAAAGCAGTGGAATCTTTCTGCTGAAGAGACATTGACTGCTTCTCCACAACATGAAAAGAATTGTAAGAAGATGCATATTACTTGCTCAGGGACGTCTGCTAGGCGGAGGAGAATGGATTCTCGACAAAGAGTTCTTGGTCCAAAAAGTTCAGCTACACCTATCAGTGCAACCAAGCCGCTGAGATCAATAATTGGTCCAGAGCTACTTCAAAATCGTTTAAAAGGTTATGTTAAGGGTGTAGTAAGTGAAGAGCTGCTCACACACACTGACGTGCTTCAACTATCCAAAAAGATTCAAGTTGGTCTTCATGTGGAAGAGCAAAAATCAAG GCTGAAGGAAAGACTGGGATGCGAACCTTCTGATGATCAACTTGCTCTTTCCTTGAAAATGTCCCGTATTGATTTACAATCTACATTGATCGAGTGTTCCTTGGCAAGAGAAAGGCTTTCAATGAGCAATGTTCGTCTTGTCATGTCAATCGCTCAAAGATATGATAACATGGGTGCTGAAATGGCTGATCTCATTCAG GGAGGCCTTATTGGACTACTTCGTGGGATAGAGAAATTCGATCCCTCTAAAGGATACAAAATCTCAACTTATGTTTATTGGTGGATTCGCCAG GGTGTCTCCAGAACCCTGGTTGAAAATTCAAGAACCTTAAGATTGCCAACACATCTGCATGAAAGACTCGGTCTAATCCGTAATGCAAAGATGAGGCTTGAAGAGAAGGGAATAACTCCATCTGTAAAT AATATAGCTGCATCGCTAAATATGTCCCAGAAGAAAGTCAGGAATGCAACTGAG GCAAGCAGCAAGGTGTATTCACTTGACAGGGAAGTGTTTCCCTCTTTAAATGGTCTTCCCGGAGCAACTCTCCATAGT TACATTGCTGATAACCACCTGGAGAACAACCCATGGCACGGTGTTGATATATGGGCACTCAAG GATGAAGTAAACAACCTCATTTCATCATCTCTTAGGGAACGGGAGAGAGAGATTATCCGACTGTACTATGGTCTGGACAGTGAATGTCTCACGTGGGAGGATATTAGTAAAAG GATAGGCTTGTCCAGAGAGAGGGTCAGGCAGGTGGGATTAGTTGCACTTGAGAAACTAAAACATGCTGCAAGGAAAAGGCGGCTAGACGCAATGTTGATCAAACAGTAA
- the LOC125860281 gene encoding probable folate-biopterin transporter 7, which yields MVSSSEAIRERVRRKGGGGNGSEGMRKLLLGLGFLVQGFRCFPWMAVNFFLKDGLKVDPSTLQILQCSANLPMVAKPFYGILSDSFYIFGQHRVPYIAFGAFLQAVSWIAIFLSPSNISFFTITLYLLLGNLGASVVEVANDAMVAELGKPPSSSSKNSPNSSSGQVQSFVWIAASVGGVLGNLAGGIAIDRFSPQVMFLMFGILLSIQFLVTIFIHESSLDLPKSPSDRGIKTQLSELLVALQKPEIYYSILWFAASYAMIPALTGTMFYYQTEHLGIESSVLGISKVFGQAAMLLWGIIYNKNLKSMSPRKLISAIQATMAVFMFSDFLFVKGVYRMFGIPDSLYVVLFSGLLEVLYFFKILPFNVLMAQLCPPGCEGSVMAFLMSALAIAIIISGYLGVVLSSFVQVTANDFSGLGHALLIQAACTLLPIYCSSCIPDGVKAKTKPKEG from the exons ATGGTATCATCATCTGAGGCTATCAGAGAAAGAGTTAGAAGAAAAGGGGGTGGTGGTAATGGGAGTGAAGGGATGAGGAAATTGCTGTTAGGGTTAGGGTTCTTGGTGCAGGGATTCAGGTGTTTCCCTTGGATGGCAGTTAATTTCTTTCTAAAAGATGGCCTTAAGGTTGACCCATCTACCTTACAAATCCTACAGTGTTCTGCCAATTTGCCAATGGTGGCTAAGCCCTTCTATGGAATTCTGTCtgattctttttacatttttgggCAGCATCGTGTTCCTTACATTGCCTTTGGAG CATTTTTGCAGGCAGTGTCATGGATTGCTATATTCCTCTCCccttcaaatatttcattttttacgaTCACTCTGTATCTCTTGCTTGGAAACTTGGGTGCTTCTGTAGTTGAGGTTGCCAATGATGCCATGGTTGCAGAGTTAGGAAAACCACCTAGTTCATCATCCAAAAATAGTCCAAATTCTTCATCAGGCCAGGTCCAGTCATTTGTTTGGATTGCCGCTTCTGTCGGTGGAGTTCTTGGTAACCTTGCAGGCGGTATTGCCATTGATCGTTTTTCCCCTCAAGTGATGTTCCTTATGTTTGGCATTCTTTTAAGTATTCAATTTCTGGTTACAATTTTTATTCATGAGAGCTCCTTGGACCTTCCCAAGAGTCCATCAGATCGAGGAATCAAAACGCAACTTTCAGAGCTTCTAGTTGCGTTGCAGAAACCGGAGATCTATTATTCGATTCTTTGGTTTGCAGCTTCTTATGCAATGATTCCAGCACTAACAGGGACAATGTTCTATTACCAGACAGAACATTTAGGTATTGAATCTTCAGTGTTGGGTATATCTAAAGTATTTGGGCAGGCGGCAATGCTGTTGTGGGGTATAATCTACAATAAGAACCTCAAATCAATGTCTCCTAGGAAGCTAATCTCAGCAATTCAGGCTACTATGGCTGTTTTCATGTTTTCGGATTTCTTATTCGTGAAAGGGGTATACAGGATGTTTGGTATTCCTGACTCATTGTATGTGGTGCTCTTCTCCGGATTACTGGAGGTTCTCTACTTCTTTAAGATCTTACCCTTCAATGTTTTAATGGCACAACTCTGTCCACCGGGATGTGAAGGATCTGTCATGGCATTTCTCATGTCTGCCTTAGctatagctattattataagtggtTATCTTGGTGTCGTTCTGTCATCGTTTGTCCAGGTGACAGCGAATGACTTCTCTGGCTTAGGACATGCCTTGTTAATACAGGCAGCATGTACACTCTTACCTATTTATTGTTCATCATGCATACCTGATGGTGTCAAggctaaaaccaaaccaaaagaAGGTTGA